A region of Persephonella hydrogeniphila DNA encodes the following proteins:
- a CDS encoding Crp/Fnr family transcriptional regulator → MIDAREIYLFKHLNNEQLKKLQAISHVREYSRGELLFYEGEEPKYLYILLEGAIRVYKTDLKGNEITLHYFHPVNMIAEVANFEEFPYPATAEFETDGKVLAIDFDRFRNEFIKDPAIAFNIIRSLTYKIKILNDIIIQNMMMDAVSRVAKFIDEHEDLFKELKHNKIASLLNITPETFSRILKKFKEQGIIEKKGKELIINKEKLKKYI, encoded by the coding sequence ATGATTGATGCAAGAGAGATATACCTGTTCAAACATCTAAATAATGAACAACTAAAAAAACTCCAAGCTATATCTCATGTAAGAGAGTACAGTAGAGGAGAACTCTTATTTTATGAGGGTGAAGAACCAAAATATCTTTATATCTTACTTGAAGGCGCTATAAGAGTATACAAAACAGATCTTAAAGGTAACGAGATAACTTTACATTACTTTCACCCTGTAAACATGATTGCAGAAGTTGCAAACTTTGAAGAATTCCCTTATCCTGCAACAGCTGAATTTGAAACAGATGGAAAAGTTCTTGCAATAGATTTTGATAGATTTAGAAATGAATTTATTAAAGATCCAGCCATAGCCTTTAATATAATAAGATCCCTTACCTATAAGATAAAAATACTAAACGATATTATCATTCAGAATATGATGATGGATGCTGTCTCAAGAGTTGCAAAATTTATTGATGAACATGAAGATCTATTCAAAGAGCTGAAACATAACAAAATAGCCTCCTTGTTAAATATAACTCCAGAAACCTTTTCAAGAATTTTGAAAAAGTTCAAAGAACAGGGAATTATCGAAAAAAAAGGCAAGGAACTCATAATAAACAAAGAAAAACTAAAAAAATACATCTGA